TTAGAATTAAGAAGGAAATAATTGAACTAGAAGAAATTAGACAGTTATGTCTTCAGTCATATGAGCAAAATCGCCTTCCGCTGAAAGATTAGATTATTTTTATTGGCACACTCCATCTTACAAGTATTCAATCTATTGATTATTTAACATCTTAGTATTCAGTAAATTCCTAAGTTGAAAAAAGATTTAATAAGACTCTGAATTTATTTATAAATTAATATGAGAAAGATAAAAATTTCTGTAATTATTCCGGTCTTTAATGCTGAGATGTTTCTTAAAAGAGCTGTAAGCAGTGCTTTAGATCAAAAAGAAGTGAAAGAAGTCCTTTTAATTGAAGACAATTCCAACGATGATTCTCTTAAATTGTGTGAAAGTTTAGAACAAGAATTTGAACAAGTTCATTTATACAGACATCAGGGAGGAATAAATAAAGGAGCAGGGGCATCGAGAAATTTGGGAATTAATAAGT
This DNA window, taken from Lutimonas zeaxanthinifaciens, encodes the following:
- a CDS encoding glycosyltransferase family 2 protein; this encodes MRKIKISVIIPVFNAEMFLKRAVSSALDQKEVKEVLLIEDNSNDDSLKLCESLEQEFEQVHLYRHQGGINKGAGASRNLGINKSRGEFIAFLDADDFYKPDRFKKDAELFNNFE